From Candidatus Poribacteria bacterium, one genomic window encodes:
- a CDS encoding sigma-70 family RNA polymerase sigma factor encodes MIDNDVQLIRRILSGDDEAFSILMRKHQKGVHALIWRKIGDFQIAEEITQDTFIQVYKKLETLEDPNRFDGWLYVIANRLCINWIKRNKAKTDRLNMQSLEETLPEEVEEASHFHQRETEAEKRRQNLVKMLLEKLPESERTVVTLYYLGEMTTKEISRFLGVSINTIKSRLQRARKRLQEEEALVHETLSGVQLSDNLTENVMRHIADLKPTSTPPTKKPLLPLATLSAAVVLVILFGLGGQYLLRFQQPYSFDAQSEPTIELVDAPIYLEIVAKPAVRNQVGRTIIPGKNSGAGMQTSQTTFTTNIRDDASQFSNSQWTQSIGPKGSIVFNMFEATDGTIYAAAKTGLYKLTSDATWMLINPDITTGQYRVPMTEHQGTLYTVSVNEVLASDDNGETWNALGPRPKGIANGLIVTAAIPKNDPNAAITLYLALQEKGIFRSTDAGQHWNPINSGLTGKRIFTIATIGNTLFAGTNQGLYRLGSSNWQQSLTDASGAVYALTVDQNNLYVGMGPDVVYSASSKSYPKIPNLEAFKKRVFHSPDLGDSWTEITPTDESQVINLPSAIQVLASGKTLLLLGVTEFRSIDGGKTWTPLRSNISSYMTPRFPAVAIDENTFYKADAFGISRTTDAGESWHPYVEGMTGPATYDLIALNHRLYMHIGGDLVQSTDGGETWESVHFDTHEHIQTGYRSLVNGYNENLLTDNQQLTTLTRNSTPIQNSKAQVADQNRFDTDFYANVKLTVADNVLYAISIQENKPSIFRTFPAGEELIPIHGVPAFEAKPAPDKDNISVYMPYLLRKKNTEIGAFAVDGGTFYAEYNHRLFKWKPGTSEWIDTGFAGISPEFALAVSGETIYAGKANGKLFQSFDSGDSWKDITSTLPIRFAYFKEIIFAGSTICIATDTGVLISKTGEHWQVATDKNRMPIVIDKFAVDGTIIYGVGGSGAYQLDARSEWELLSADVPDSILSLVISKDRLYIETHSHGMFHISLKEKMDIANSF; translated from the coding sequence ATGATAGATAACGATGTGCAACTGATTCGCAGAATTTTGTCGGGCGACGACGAGGCGTTCAGTATATTGATGCGGAAACACCAAAAGGGCGTTCATGCCCTTATATGGCGGAAAATCGGGGATTTTCAGATTGCTGAGGAAATTACCCAAGATACCTTTATTCAAGTCTACAAAAAACTTGAGACACTGGAGGATCCAAACCGATTTGATGGATGGCTTTATGTCATTGCCAATCGACTCTGCATTAATTGGATAAAGCGAAATAAAGCAAAAACGGACAGATTGAATATGCAATCGTTAGAGGAGACACTTCCAGAAGAGGTAGAGGAAGCTTCCCATTTCCACCAACGTGAAACTGAAGCCGAAAAGCGCCGCCAGAATCTCGTTAAAATGCTTCTGGAGAAACTTCCAGAGAGTGAACGCACCGTTGTGACGCTCTACTACCTCGGCGAAATGACGACCAAAGAGATCAGCAGATTTTTAGGCGTGTCGATAAACACAATCAAAAGCCGACTTCAACGCGCACGCAAGCGTCTCCAAGAAGAGGAAGCGCTGGTGCACGAAACGCTTAGTGGTGTGCAATTGTCTGACAATCTCACTGAGAACGTCATGCGACACATTGCCGACCTGAAACCAACGTCGACCCCACCGACTAAGAAACCCTTACTCCCTTTGGCAACTCTCAGTGCCGCAGTCGTCTTGGTAATACTCTTTGGCCTCGGTGGTCAATACCTCCTCCGGTTCCAGCAGCCATATAGTTTTGATGCACAATCTGAACCGACCATTGAACTCGTTGATGCGCCTATCTACCTTGAGATTGTGGCAAAACCCGCGGTACGGAATCAGGTCGGCAGAACGATTATCCCCGGTAAAAACAGCGGTGCTGGCATGCAAACCTCGCAAACTACCTTCACAACAAACATACGGGACGACGCCTCCCAGTTTTCCAATTCACAGTGGACGCAGTCAATCGGACCCAAAGGTAGTATCGTCTTCAACATGTTTGAAGCTACTGACGGAACAATCTACGCTGCCGCAAAAACAGGACTCTATAAATTGACCTCCGACGCGACATGGATGCTTATTAACCCCGATATCACCACCGGACAGTACCGAGTGCCTATGACAGAACACCAAGGCACCCTCTATACTGTTTCTGTCAATGAAGTGCTCGCTTCAGACGATAACGGTGAAACGTGGAACGCTCTCGGACCGCGTCCGAAGGGAATCGCAAATGGACTCATCGTCACAGCAGCAATCCCCAAAAACGATCCCAACGCAGCTATAACGCTGTACCTTGCCCTTCAAGAGAAAGGAATCTTTCGATCGACTGATGCTGGTCAGCACTGGAACCCCATAAACAGCGGATTGACAGGGAAACGGATTTTTACAATCGCTACAATAGGGAACACCCTATTCGCTGGTACAAACCAAGGACTCTATCGTCTCGGTTCAAGCAACTGGCAGCAATCGCTCACTGACGCATCCGGTGCCGTTTACGCCTTGACCGTTGACCAAAACAACCTCTATGTTGGAATGGGACCTGATGTCGTCTACTCGGCATCCAGTAAATCATATCCAAAAATACCGAACCTTGAAGCATTTAAAAAAAGGGTTTTCCACTCACCAGATCTTGGAGACTCATGGACCGAAATAACACCTACAGATGAATCTCAAGTCATAAACTTACCATCTGCTATACAGGTCCTGGCTTCAGGTAAAACGCTCTTACTCCTGGGAGTAACCGAATTTCGATCCATTGATGGCGGGAAAACCTGGACACCCCTCAGATCTAACATCAGTTCATATATGACCCCCAGATTCCCAGCAGTAGCTATCGATGAGAATACATTTTACAAAGCCGATGCATTCGGGATCAGCCGCACAACCGATGCCGGTGAGTCTTGGCACCCTTATGTAGAGGGAATGACAGGACCCGCAACGTACGACTTGATTGCCCTAAATCATAGACTCTATATGCATATCGGTGGAGACCTTGTCCAGTCAACTGATGGCGGTGAAACTTGGGAAAGCGTTCACTTCGATACCCACGAGCACATACAAACGGGTTATCGGTCTTTAGTTAACGGTTATAACGAAAACCTCTTAACTGATAACCAACAACTAACAACTTTGACCCGCAACTCAACTCCGATACAAAACTCAAAGGCACAGGTTGCGGATCAGAACCGTTTCGATACCGATTTTTATGCTAACGTAAAGCTAACGGTTGCCGATAACGTCCTCTATGCCATTTCGATTCAGGAGAACAAACCAAGTATCTTCCGCACATTCCCTGCCGGTGAAGAACTCATTCCGATTCATGGGGTCCCCGCTTTTGAAGCCAAGCCAGCACCAGACAAAGACAATATCTCAGTATATATGCCGTATCTACTGAGAAAAAAAAATACGGAAATCGGAGCCTTCGCCGTCGATGGTGGAACATTTTACGCTGAATACAATCACCGGCTTTTCAAATGGAAACCCGGCACTTCCGAATGGATAGACACAGGATTCGCCGGTATCAGTCCCGAATTTGCATTGGCGGTTTCTGGGGAAACCATCTATGCCGGTAAGGCGAATGGAAAATTGTTTCAATCCTTTGACAGCGGAGACAGCTGGAAAGACATCACATCAACGCTACCGATCCGCTTTGCATATTTCAAGGAGATTATCTTCGCGGGTTCAACAATCTGTATCGCAACCGACACAGGCGTCTTAATCTCAAAAACTGGAGAACACTGGCAAGTCGCCACCGATAAAAACCGGATGCCCATCGTCATAGACAAATTCGCTGTAGACGGCACAATAATCTACGGTGTCGGCGGTAGCGGTGCCTACCAATTAGATGCCCGCAGCGAGTGGGAATTGCTTTCCGCAGACGTTCCCGATAGTATTCTATCACTCGTTATCAGTAAGGATCGACTTTACATCGAAACCCATTCTCATGGCATGTTCCACATCTCGCTTAAGGAGAAAATGGATATAGCCAACTCGTTTTAA
- a CDS encoding M81 family metallopeptidase, translating to MRIAIGCIGHETNTFSPVLTTIDNFKKGSYHRGDQIITAFRDTRTITGGFLDVAEQFNLQPVPLLWTFATPSGMVEHAAYETLKAEFLTLLQNAGKLDGVLLDLHGAMVTEELEDAEGDLIQAVRERVGETWIVTTLDLHANITAKMAHYSDVIIGFDTYPHVDCYERGFEAGQLLFGMSQGKIQPTMAYRQLPLLTAPPAQCTMKSPMTEVINALHDLETERGVVTATLSMGFPFADITDAGVSVLVTTNGDMALAEAHADQFAANIWEMREQFTFNLHTVEAAIEIANQTDGNPIVLADGADNPGGGGPCDGTTILRKFIEADVQDAVIAVIADPESVAQAVEAGVGNSVQLNAGGKTDTQHGAPVALTGSVKALSDGRFIHKGPMGRGTAGNMGRTSVVQVGGIEIILTERRIQPYDAQVLRSVGIEPKARKLIALKSAVHFRADYTPIAHQILDVDTPGVHSPNLFSYDYQQLRHPIYPLDSNTTYEKTQC from the coding sequence ATGCGAATCGCTATCGGTTGCATTGGACATGAAACGAACACATTTTCACCCGTCCTGACAACTATCGATAACTTCAAAAAGGGAAGTTACCACCGCGGTGACCAAATTATTACCGCGTTCCGAGATACCCGGACCATTACCGGGGGATTCCTTGATGTCGCTGAACAATTCAATTTACAACCCGTTCCGCTCCTGTGGACGTTTGCGACACCATCGGGCATGGTAGAACACGCCGCTTATGAGACGCTTAAGGCAGAGTTCCTGACGCTTTTACAGAACGCAGGAAAACTCGATGGCGTGCTCCTCGACCTACACGGTGCGATGGTAACAGAGGAACTGGAAGATGCCGAAGGGGATCTGATTCAGGCAGTCCGTGAGAGAGTCGGTGAAACGTGGATCGTCACAACGCTCGACCTGCACGCCAATATCACCGCCAAAATGGCACATTACTCGGACGTTATCATCGGTTTCGATACCTATCCACACGTAGACTGCTATGAACGCGGGTTCGAAGCCGGGCAACTGCTCTTCGGTATGAGCCAAGGGAAGATTCAGCCAACGATGGCATACCGTCAACTCCCCTTACTGACCGCGCCACCCGCGCAGTGCACAATGAAATCTCCAATGACAGAAGTAATCAACGCACTGCATGACCTTGAGACCGAGCGCGGTGTTGTGACCGCAACCCTCTCCATGGGCTTTCCGTTCGCGGATATAACGGATGCCGGTGTTTCCGTCCTCGTTACGACCAACGGGGATATGGCGCTCGCAGAGGCACACGCCGACCAATTTGCCGCTAATATCTGGGAGATGCGTGAGCAGTTCACTTTTAACCTACACACCGTCGAAGCCGCGATTGAAATCGCTAACCAGACGGACGGCAATCCGATTGTCCTCGCCGATGGCGCGGATAACCCTGGCGGCGGTGGTCCCTGTGACGGCACAACGATTCTACGAAAATTTATAGAAGCCGACGTTCAAGACGCCGTAATCGCCGTGATCGCAGATCCCGAATCGGTTGCTCAAGCAGTGGAGGCGGGTGTCGGAAATAGCGTTCAGTTGAACGCCGGTGGCAAAACGGACACACAACACGGCGCACCCGTCGCGCTCACAGGGTCGGTCAAAGCCCTCTCTGATGGCAGATTCATCCACAAAGGTCCTATGGGGCGCGGCACCGCCGGAAATATGGGCAGAACCTCCGTCGTCCAAGTCGGTGGGATTGAGATTATCCTCACGGAGAGACGCATCCAACCTTACGATGCGCAGGTCCTTCGGAGCGTTGGGATTGAACCGAAGGCGCGTAAACTCATCGCCCTCAAGTCTGCTGTCCATTTCCGGGCAGACTACACACCCATTGCGCACCAAATTTTAGACGTGGATACCCCAGGCGTGCACAGTCCGAACCTTTTCAGTTATGACTATCAGCAGTTAAGGCATCCGATCTATCCGCTCGATTCAAACACTACTTACGAGAAGACGCAATGCTAA
- a CDS encoding transposase, whose protein sequence is MRKRKKKKHRRTYSFQLREHPKNVRLGNMLDDLADVHNHFLALEKRYYRRYGKYAGRFRLQPHLTHLLKRTKKHWAWIPRDTLDEVIVRIHVAYERFFDGLGGLPQFKRKGRYRSAKFQSAYLLEAGRVWLSFKAWDAPTESLKFNKRWFSFHQHRDWDGKVCYIQILRDRVGTYWLYVVTDASTTESYSATGESVGIDFGMETYLTFSNGEKKQSPQFLKHALKELRTLNKNLSRKVKGSGNWWRCVRQLARLYRHITNQRKDWHYKVATDLCERFDTIVTETLNLDGMKRLWGRKVSDLAFYQFVEILKYKCIKHKREFIQIGQWTPTTKPCSGCGYHNEKLSLSDRQWTCPECGSHHDRDVNAAINILRAALGPSVEQT, encoded by the coding sequence ATGAGGAAACGAAAAAAGAAAAAGCATCGCAGAACATACTCGTTTCAACTGCGCGAACATCCAAAGAATGTGCGTCTCGGGAATATGCTTGACGATCTTGCGGATGTTCATAACCACTTTCTTGCGTTGGAAAAGCGGTATTACCGTCGATATGGGAAGTATGCGGGGCGTTTTCGCTTGCAACCGCACTTGACTCACCTGCTTAAGCGGACAAAAAAGCATTGGGCGTGGATACCTCGCGATACATTGGATGAAGTGATTGTCCGTATTCACGTCGCTTACGAACGTTTCTTTGACGGACTTGGCGGACTTCCACAGTTCAAGCGGAAAGGAAGATACCGCTCTGCGAAGTTCCAATCGGCGTATCTCCTTGAAGCAGGACGTGTCTGGCTTTCTTTCAAAGCGTGGGACGCACCTACTGAATCCTTGAAGTTCAACAAACGCTGGTTCTCTTTCCATCAACACCGCGACTGGGACGGTAAAGTTTGCTATATTCAAATCCTTCGTGATCGTGTTGGGACCTATTGGCTCTATGTCGTTACAGACGCTTCCACAACCGAATCCTATTCTGCTACAGGTGAGAGCGTAGGAATAGACTTCGGGATGGAGACCTACCTTACATTTAGCAACGGCGAAAAGAAACAATCGCCACAGTTCTTGAAACACGCCTTGAAAGAACTCCGAACTCTCAACAAAAACCTTTCGCGCAAAGTCAAAGGTTCCGGGAATTGGTGGCGGTGTGTCAGACAACTTGCACGGTTGTATCGGCATATAACCAACCAACGCAAGGACTGGCACTACAAGGTTGCTACCGACCTGTGCGAAAGGTTTGATACGATCGTTACCGAGACGCTGAACCTTGATGGGATGAAACGCCTGTGGGGACGGAAAGTCTCCGATCTCGCCTTTTACCAGTTTGTTGAGATATTGAAGTATAAGTGCATCAAACATAAGCGTGAGTTTATTCAAATCGGTCAGTGGACACCCACCACGAAACCGTGCAGTGGGTGTGGATACCATAACGAAAAACTTTCTCTCTCTGATAGACAGTGGACGTGTCCTGAATGTGGTTCACATCACGATAGAGACGTGAACGCTGCGATAAATATCTTGAGGGCTGCCTTGGGTCCCTCTGTGGAGCAGACGTAA
- a CDS encoding Rieske (2Fe-2S) protein — protein MRTSTFTPEESGAGTIQFEPVPIETVEQTDLEYHQLCRADAFQDLEGKPFHVNGTHLAVFQYQDKFYAVDNRCPHMGYPMSKGSIRDGVLICHWHHWEFDLKSGGCFQAFGDDLKAFPVELRDDGYLYVGLAKGEREAAKRRVIDRGKRALERGLKDRSTFFIAKAVTALRDAGAAPNEIIHQGLHYGAHKSSEGWSSGVAILTLAANLWDDVDPNDHNLFLVHGLSQISRRTTGSSRPYRAPFPTMSEEHDLETLKRWFRYFVDKRHSGAAERILLTLNDRGYDKSVIADFVFTAATDFYFTGDGHALDFANKMFEALDYVDWEGAHEILRPIVVDLVSRTRHEETSRWADAVPVLEPVFERLESIWQDNQANEAELDISAFTQTLLGDDFAPIVVAVEEKLRAGVDPRDICRAMTYASAIRTARFHLKNEGDWHDVANIYSYAHALYHAFDYAPSTHLLRGIFHGVVFLAYLRWLNMPAARIPRPGQRIPDETYDSVDKMLERLQEFADFQKVYEAEILVNQYLEEGHEIAPLKQTLSHILLREDAELHMFQVLEVAFRHYELSVDREEQRMHLLAATRYITAQKLMKNILWSTENAERLARGELLSERDDD, from the coding sequence GTGCGTACTTCAACCTTTACCCCCGAAGAATCCGGTGCAGGTACTATCCAATTTGAACCCGTGCCTATAGAGACGGTAGAACAGACTGATCTTGAGTACCATCAACTCTGTCGCGCCGATGCGTTTCAAGACTTAGAAGGCAAACCGTTCCACGTCAACGGTACACACTTGGCTGTTTTCCAATACCAAGATAAATTTTACGCCGTTGATAACCGATGCCCACACATGGGGTATCCTATGTCCAAAGGCAGCATCCGAGATGGCGTTCTCATCTGCCACTGGCATCACTGGGAATTCGACCTCAAATCCGGCGGTTGCTTTCAGGCTTTCGGCGATGACCTCAAAGCCTTTCCTGTGGAACTTCGCGACGACGGTTATCTATACGTCGGCTTGGCAAAAGGTGAACGAGAGGCGGCAAAACGACGCGTCATTGACCGTGGCAAGCGCGCACTTGAGCGAGGCCTCAAAGACCGCAGCACCTTCTTTATCGCGAAAGCCGTCACTGCGCTTCGAGACGCTGGTGCCGCACCCAACGAAATTATTCATCAGGGTCTCCACTACGGTGCCCATAAGAGTAGCGAAGGCTGGTCGTCTGGTGTTGCTATCCTCACCTTGGCGGCAAACCTGTGGGACGATGTAGACCCAAATGATCACAACCTGTTTCTCGTACACGGTTTGAGTCAGATTAGCCGTCGAACGACAGGGAGTTCTCGTCCGTATCGTGCCCCGTTTCCGACAATGAGTGAGGAACACGATCTTGAAACGCTCAAGCGGTGGTTCCGCTACTTTGTGGATAAACGGCACTCAGGTGCCGCCGAGCGGATCCTGTTGACGCTGAATGACCGCGGCTACGATAAATCGGTGATCGCAGATTTCGTCTTCACTGCCGCGACCGACTTCTACTTCACAGGCGATGGACACGCCCTCGATTTCGCTAACAAGATGTTCGAGGCGTTAGATTACGTCGATTGGGAAGGGGCACACGAAATCTTACGTCCGATTGTTGTCGATCTCGTGAGTCGAACCCGACATGAGGAAACCTCACGCTGGGCAGACGCAGTGCCTGTCTTAGAACCCGTCTTTGAGCGGCTTGAGAGTATCTGGCAGGACAACCAAGCCAACGAAGCGGAACTCGACATTTCAGCGTTTACACAGACACTCCTCGGCGATGACTTCGCGCCGATTGTCGTTGCGGTCGAAGAAAAACTTCGGGCAGGTGTGGATCCGCGAGATATCTGCCGCGCAATGACCTACGCTTCCGCGATTCGGACGGCTCGTTTTCATCTCAAGAACGAAGGCGATTGGCACGATGTGGCGAATATTTACTCCTACGCACACGCCCTGTACCACGCCTTTGACTATGCGCCGAGTACCCACTTATTGCGCGGTATTTTTCACGGCGTCGTTTTCTTGGCGTATTTGCGTTGGTTGAACATGCCTGCCGCCCGTATACCGAGGCCAGGACAGCGGATACCCGATGAAACCTATGACTCCGTTGATAAGATGCTGGAGCGGTTACAAGAGTTCGCGGACTTCCAGAAGGTCTACGAGGCAGAAATCCTGGTGAACCAATATCTGGAAGAGGGGCATGAGATTGCGCCATTGAAGCAGACACTCTCACACATCCTGCTCCGCGAAGACGCTGAACTGCACATGTTCCAGGTCCTGGAAGTCGCATTCCGGCATTACGAGTTGTCGGTGGATCGGGAAGAGCAGCGAATGCATCTATTGGCAGCGACCCGTTACATCACAGCACAGAAGTTGATGAAGAACATCTTGTGGTCTACCGAAAACGCAGAGCGTCTCGCTCGTGGTGAATTATTGAGTGAGCGCGACGACGACTAA